The nucleotide window TTCAGTGATTATATCGCCGTTTAACTTGGTCCCACATTTCTGACAGACCGCTACCACGCTCCCTGCGCGGATACCAAGAAGGTTGGGGACAGGCCCCGACGCCAAAGACACGCGGCAAGTCGCACATCCCCGCTTTTCACCAAGTTTTACGGCGCGGTCTATTTCCTTTTGAAGTAAAGGGTTCTCAACCATTCTGTTGGCGTTCATGATGCACCCCGCTTCGACCTTGTCGTCGGACATCATATTTCTCCCGCTTCAAGGGCCGCCTGAAATCGTCGAGCTACAGTGTCTGTTACGAGCGAGGTGCTGCCGCACTTGGTCAACTCGATCTTGCCGATGGCGACTAGTTCGTAGAACTTCGTCCGTCCAAGCCCGTGGGCTTTGCAGAACTCGTTTACGCGCCAGTTGACGGGGCGAATGCGGTTGGGGCTGTGTTCTATTGACATCATCTTCTCCATTCGTTCAGCGGCAATCA belongs to Rhodospirillaceae bacterium and includes:
- a CDS encoding excisionase; this encodes MSIEHSPNRIRPVNWRVNEFCKAHGLGRTKFYELVAIGKIELTKCGSTSLVTDTVARRFQAALEAGEI